The Devosia sp. MC521 genome has a segment encoding these proteins:
- a CDS encoding helix-turn-helix domain-containing protein has protein sequence MFNLSTHAQLPTPEQRRQHSAALAAKVRLGVITAKPVARQKAIPKPRDILLVTPVQTTVEPCLPEPPLFKAGQWKVIIRDICKKYEIHLADLMSIRRDRATVRARHEAMYRMRVETTMSMPEIGRRLGGRDHTTVLHGIKQHAKRMEAQQP, from the coding sequence ATGTTTAACCTCAGCACTCATGCCCAACTGCCGACGCCTGAACAACGGCGCCAGCATAGCGCCGCGCTGGCCGCCAAAGTGCGCCTCGGCGTGATCACGGCAAAGCCAGTTGCACGCCAGAAGGCCATTCCCAAACCACGAGACATCTTACTGGTTACACCGGTGCAGACGACAGTCGAGCCGTGCCTGCCTGAGCCACCTCTGTTTAAGGCCGGGCAATGGAAGGTGATCATTCGAGATATCTGCAAGAAGTACGAAATTCATCTGGCTGATCTGATGAGTATCAGGCGCGATCGCGCAACGGTCCGGGCACGGCATGAAGCCATGTATCGCATGCGCGTTGAGACTACGATGTCGATGCCCGAGATCGGCCGGCGACTTGGCGGCCGCGACCACACAACCGTTCTTCACGGCATAAAGCAGCACGCGAAGCGCATGGAGGCTCAGCAGCCATGA